The Microbacterium sp. LWH7-1.2 genome window below encodes:
- a CDS encoding CHAT domain-containing protein: protein MTGHDELFAHTESVLSRLGGVDPSLFDSHQRLGSAVEIMRSGSRKSRHQRETIEALLEALDDDEEEALRRALLEGAPGPRSVVLKPAVRSWMVKPTVRYGSPADVTWSMISREAGRDFGESLLEGLVTKIPLPDRHVSSHESQPVRKSKAKKPGKQAEAAPGDADAAGTPRAGASAEAVVSAVLEATVTGTPAVNTPVGVVVDFGIPDPDDATEQGEFSVTFPPGKNRLPMVVQLTSTDIDIDAAAGQQPLVMKRDGTSEQPATFKVVPRTEGSAHLTATLLRMGSVVAQVAFTVDVVASAEDEGPELTPLIPASSIGRALDALQIDSSRFLSLTFLYKNGKFQCVVSGEVGMEAELDISREELNAAVLQLRDVLVGLSHDDAYQGSIHIDKKPSSEALTNLAKAGSLLFHSLFYLRPENTQAAAIGDLLIDRLGVPAPSRPIQFVVGGHAVPWHALYLARTFKGTPDKDRFLGFRHVIEELVVNLPRYDAPIPVDKGLSVALHFDPNIDEEQNLDAVKNQRRFWADAVGCSPGIEVQDRTKNSELLKSIGSGSRYQVIYFLCHAGAGKSSEGQPLPNASWLQLTEEPVTVGDLTLFADARIKLKKNPFVFVNACRSAELSPQYTVNFPNYFLDRGARTVIGTECEIATHFADEFARRLFTAVLSGVPVGVAMLDLRREMIDDGNALGLAYGLHGASDTYLAPALLTA from the coding sequence ATGACTGGGCATGACGAGCTGTTCGCGCACACTGAGTCCGTGTTGTCGCGCCTGGGCGGCGTCGATCCGAGCCTGTTCGATTCGCATCAGCGACTCGGCAGCGCCGTCGAGATCATGCGTTCGGGGTCGCGGAAGTCGCGGCACCAGCGCGAAACGATCGAGGCGCTGCTCGAAGCACTCGACGACGATGAAGAGGAGGCCCTGCGACGCGCGCTGCTCGAGGGGGCCCCTGGACCAAGGTCAGTCGTGCTCAAACCGGCGGTGCGGTCCTGGATGGTGAAGCCGACCGTGCGCTACGGTTCCCCGGCCGATGTGACGTGGTCGATGATCTCTCGCGAGGCGGGACGCGACTTCGGTGAGTCCCTGCTGGAGGGATTGGTGACAAAGATCCCGCTCCCGGATCGACACGTCAGTTCTCACGAATCGCAGCCGGTGAGGAAGTCGAAGGCGAAGAAGCCCGGCAAGCAGGCGGAAGCCGCGCCAGGAGACGCAGATGCCGCCGGGACCCCGCGCGCCGGCGCATCGGCAGAGGCAGTTGTCTCGGCCGTGCTCGAGGCCACGGTGACCGGCACACCTGCCGTGAACACACCTGTCGGCGTCGTCGTCGATTTCGGGATCCCCGACCCTGACGACGCGACCGAGCAAGGCGAGTTTTCGGTGACCTTCCCTCCCGGCAAGAACCGTCTGCCGATGGTGGTGCAGCTCACCTCCACCGACATCGACATCGACGCTGCGGCCGGGCAGCAACCCCTCGTGATGAAGCGGGACGGCACCAGCGAACAACCCGCAACGTTCAAGGTGGTCCCCCGCACGGAGGGCTCAGCACACCTGACAGCGACCCTGCTGCGGATGGGCAGCGTGGTGGCGCAGGTGGCCTTCACGGTCGATGTTGTGGCCAGCGCCGAGGACGAGGGTCCCGAGTTGACCCCGCTGATCCCCGCCTCCAGCATCGGGCGCGCGCTGGACGCCCTACAGATCGACAGCTCCCGCTTCCTCTCCCTGACCTTCCTTTACAAAAACGGAAAGTTCCAGTGCGTAGTGTCCGGCGAGGTGGGAATGGAGGCCGAGCTCGACATATCCCGAGAAGAGCTCAATGCTGCGGTCCTGCAACTGCGAGACGTATTGGTCGGCCTGTCCCACGACGACGCGTATCAAGGCAGCATTCACATCGACAAGAAGCCCTCCAGCGAAGCGCTCACCAACCTCGCGAAAGCCGGCAGCCTACTTTTCCATAGCCTCTTCTACCTGCGTCCGGAGAACACGCAAGCCGCGGCGATCGGCGACCTGCTCATCGATCGACTCGGGGTTCCAGCGCCCTCCCGGCCGATCCAGTTCGTCGTTGGTGGCCACGCAGTGCCCTGGCACGCCCTGTACTTGGCCCGCACCTTCAAAGGCACCCCCGACAAGGACCGGTTCCTCGGCTTCCGGCACGTGATCGAAGAACTCGTCGTCAATCTGCCCCGCTACGACGCGCCGATTCCCGTCGATAAGGGTCTCTCGGTCGCGCTGCACTTCGACCCCAACATCGACGAGGAGCAGAACCTGGACGCCGTCAAGAACCAACGGCGGTTTTGGGCGGATGCCGTAGGCTGCTCACCCGGCATCGAGGTGCAGGATCGGACGAAGAACTCCGAACTGCTGAAGTCGATCGGATCCGGTTCCCGATACCAGGTCATCTACTTCCTTTGTCATGCGGGCGCCGGGAAGAGTTCTGAGGGCCAACCGTTGCCGAATGCGTCGTGGCTCCAGCTCACCGAAGAGCCCGTCACCGTTGGCGACCTCACGCTGTTCGCGGACGCGAGGATCAAGCTCAAGAAGAACCCCTTCGTGTTCGTGAACGCCTGCCGATCCGCAGAGCTCTCCCCGCAGTACACGGTCAACTTCCCGAACTACTTCCTCGACCGCGGGGCTCGAACCGTCATCGGGACGGAATGTGAGATCGCCACGCACTTCGCTGACGAGTTCGCGCGCCGGCTGTTCACCGCAGTGCTCTCGGGAGTACCGGTCGGTGTAGCCATGCTCGATCTGCGTCGCGAAATGATCGACGACGGCAACGCGCTCGGCCTCGCCTACGGACTGCACGGTGCCAGCGACACCTACCTCGCCCCGGCACTTCTCACCGCCTGA
- a CDS encoding zeta toxin family protein, giving the protein MTVIALTDGAQEEILRRDILPLYFPDAPAEDAPSFVLIAGQPGAGRSRALTSLRKEHGAEIAVLNGDELRAFHPGFTTNSVNADGEVDESIAQAVAGWVSACIRHARENRHSIALEGTFGNPTAAAGTAQRFADAGFTTRVVVFGSARAESLLTVTSSPLRDAQAGRRPRFTTRTAHDAGLEATRGLVASLEESPWADRVTVLGRDGGTVFDATRDPTAGFSGASAALRAAQSQRMGRFDATQWLSELHHVTQFATTARGLPDEVTELLVDLHETSLREVIPQLHVPAEGKFATAMEQKTVAMLVTLRTLTAPEPPIDIAVPVIAPTGPERGGLSR; this is encoded by the coding sequence GTGACCGTCATCGCTCTCACGGACGGTGCTCAGGAGGAGATCCTGCGCCGCGACATCCTCCCGCTGTACTTCCCCGACGCCCCTGCGGAGGACGCACCGTCCTTCGTCCTCATCGCCGGGCAACCCGGCGCCGGCCGCTCCCGCGCTCTGACGTCGCTGCGGAAAGAGCACGGCGCGGAGATCGCTGTGCTGAATGGCGACGAGTTGCGGGCGTTCCATCCCGGTTTCACGACTAATTCAGTGAACGCCGATGGGGAGGTCGACGAGTCGATCGCACAGGCGGTTGCCGGTTGGGTGAGTGCCTGCATCCGTCACGCCCGCGAGAATCGGCACTCGATCGCGTTGGAGGGAACCTTCGGTAACCCGACTGCCGCGGCGGGCACGGCGCAGCGGTTCGCTGATGCGGGGTTCACGACACGGGTGGTGGTGTTCGGTTCTGCCCGGGCGGAGAGTCTCCTCACGGTGACGTCCAGCCCGCTGCGGGACGCGCAGGCGGGCCGGCGCCCGCGGTTCACCACCCGGACAGCACACGATGCGGGCCTGGAGGCGACCCGTGGTCTGGTGGCGTCGCTGGAAGAGTCGCCGTGGGCGGATCGGGTCACGGTGCTCGGCCGGGACGGGGGCACCGTCTTCGATGCCACCCGGGACCCGACTGCAGGTTTTTCTGGCGCGAGTGCGGCGTTACGGGCGGCGCAGTCTCAGCGGATGGGCCGGTTCGATGCGACGCAGTGGCTCAGCGAACTGCACCACGTCACCCAGTTCGCCACCACCGCTCGAGGACTTCCCGACGAGGTGACGGAGCTGCTGGTGGATCTTCACGAGACATCGCTGCGGGAGGTGATCCCGCAGCTGCATGTGCCTGCGGAGGGAAAGTTCGCCACCGCGATGGAGCAGAAGACGGTCGCTATGCTGGTGACCCTGCGGACGCTCACGGCACCGGAGCCGCCCATCGATATCGCCGTGCCCGTTATCGCTCCGACCGGCCCAGAACGCGGAGGCCTGTCGCGGTGA
- a CDS encoding recombinase family protein: MNALLGYTRGLSPDAGMESDVDALTAAGASQVFTDDADTDPRKRPGLAECLASLEPGDVLVVPSASHLSHAVTHFVTTVSALSAQGVAFRSLAEPALCTGAATAVDPAEVIAALEALRRRLVSVRTRAGMASAAAEGKRAGRPTVMTPEKVAMAVELRNLNRPITHIARVLGVSSNSVQRALAPLPRTVDRVD; this comes from the coding sequence GTGAATGCCCTCCTCGGGTACACCCGGGGACTCAGCCCTGACGCAGGGATGGAGTCCGACGTCGACGCGCTGACGGCCGCCGGCGCGTCGCAGGTGTTCACTGACGACGCCGACACCGACCCCCGCAAGCGGCCCGGGTTGGCGGAATGCCTGGCGTCGCTGGAGCCGGGTGACGTGCTGGTGGTGCCGAGCGCGTCGCATCTGTCGCACGCGGTGACGCACTTCGTGACCACGGTGAGCGCGCTGTCCGCGCAGGGCGTCGCGTTCCGCTCATTGGCGGAGCCGGCACTGTGCACCGGTGCGGCGACGGCGGTCGATCCGGCGGAGGTGATTGCCGCGTTGGAGGCGCTGCGGCGAAGGCTGGTGAGTGTGCGGACCCGGGCGGGGATGGCGTCGGCGGCGGCCGAGGGCAAGCGGGCGGGTCGGCCGACGGTGATGACCCCGGAGAAGGTCGCGATGGCCGTTGAGCTGCGCAACCTGAACCGCCCGATCACGCATATCGCCCGCGTGCTCGGGGTAAGCTCCAACTCGGTGCAGCGCGCGCTGGCCCCTCTCCCCCGCACCGTCGACCGGGTCGATTAG
- a CDS encoding glutaredoxin family protein has protein sequence MISVTVYSTGPGCMRCTLTCRCLTAASIPFTVIDLTDQRNAVHRDFVTDELGYSEAPVVLVEDDPQHHWSGFRPDLIARLAESSLAQGSQR, from the coding sequence ATGATCTCTGTCACCGTGTACTCGACCGGTCCTGGGTGCATGCGCTGCACACTCACCTGCCGGTGCCTGACCGCCGCGAGCATCCCGTTCACCGTCATCGACCTCACCGACCAGCGCAACGCGGTGCATCGCGATTTCGTCACCGACGAGCTCGGCTACAGCGAAGCGCCGGTCGTGCTGGTCGAGGACGACCCGCAGCATCACTGGTCCGGGTTCCGGCCCGACCTCATCGCCCGCCTCGCCGAGAGCAGCCTCGCGCAGGGGAGCCAGCGATGA
- a CDS encoding ParA family protein has translation MGVVRVVAVANQKGGVGKTTIAMQLAAALASRHRVLVVDVDRQQSTVWWADNAQDRLPFDFAGSQHPNVLGRLAELTDYEFVLVDTPGSLEDTAVLETVLDAADFAVVPLTPEPLAVDPTLRTLTRLIEPRHLHHGVLLNRIDPRVYGQLEQWQRRLDVDFGVPRFESHLRQYKAQADAPVLGQLVSSMRHNRRNEGAIWDITNIARELERLVTPVVAGRW, from the coding sequence GTGGGTGTCGTGAGGGTCGTCGCTGTGGCAAATCAGAAGGGTGGCGTAGGTAAGACGACCATCGCGATGCAGCTCGCCGCGGCGCTCGCGTCCCGTCACCGTGTGTTGGTTGTGGATGTGGATCGGCAGCAGTCGACGGTGTGGTGGGCGGACAACGCGCAGGATCGGCTCCCGTTCGATTTCGCCGGCAGTCAGCACCCGAACGTGCTGGGCCGGCTCGCGGAACTGACTGACTACGAATTCGTCCTGGTGGACACCCCGGGAAGTCTTGAGGACACGGCGGTGCTGGAGACCGTGTTGGACGCCGCCGACTTCGCGGTGGTGCCGCTGACGCCGGAGCCGTTGGCGGTGGACCCAACGCTGCGGACTCTGACCCGGCTGATCGAACCACGGCACTTGCATCACGGAGTGCTGCTGAATCGGATCGACCCGCGGGTCTACGGACAACTCGAGCAATGGCAGCGGCGGCTCGACGTGGATTTCGGGGTGCCGCGGTTTGAGTCGCACCTGCGGCAGTACAAGGCGCAAGCTGATGCGCCGGTCCTCGGTCAGCTGGTGTCGAGCATGCGGCACAACCGCCGCAATGAGGGAGCGATCTGGGACATCACGAACATCGCGCGCGAACTCGAACGGCTGGTCACTCCGGTTGTCGCGGGGCGGTGGTGA
- a CDS encoding IS256 family transposase: protein MTHHQSALTTLIGEVLADPDLAHSDVFRRMLQAGLQDLINAEATMKIGAAPHERTPERTTRRNGTRPKTLATPAGEVDLQIPKLREGSFFPSLLSPRRRVDKALYAVICQAWIDGVSTRKVDQLIRALGNDTGISRSTVSRICAEIDEAVQEFLHRRIDHTWFPYLFLDATYLDVRHRGRVVSQALVVATGVSGDGRREILGMSLGDAETTDFWTEFLRGLRDRGLKVATDADPEGVALVTSDAHAGLKAAVKAILPGAGWQRCRVHFARNVTQRLGSARSKPVNALITTIFAQTTPEAVLAQYQQVTDSLRSSFPEIAAMLEAAEPDLTGFAAMPREHWQKIWSNNPIERLNREIKRRADVVQIFPDRDSVTRLIGAVLQEQHEEWQYGERRYFSDISMRKLVHTLHAHTEPARPELYLTA, encoded by the coding sequence ATGACCCACCACCAGTCTGCCCTGACGACCCTGATCGGCGAAGTCCTCGCCGATCCCGACCTGGCCCACTCCGACGTCTTCCGGCGGATGCTGCAGGCCGGCCTGCAGGATCTGATCAACGCGGAAGCGACCATGAAGATCGGTGCCGCCCCACACGAACGCACCCCGGAGCGCACCACCCGCCGCAACGGCACGCGTCCGAAGACCCTCGCGACCCCGGCCGGCGAGGTCGACCTGCAGATCCCGAAGCTGCGGGAGGGGTCGTTCTTCCCGTCGCTGCTCAGCCCCCGCCGCCGGGTGGACAAGGCGCTCTACGCGGTGATCTGTCAGGCCTGGATCGACGGGGTGAGCACTCGGAAGGTCGACCAGCTGATCCGCGCGTTGGGCAACGACACCGGCATCTCGAGGTCGACGGTCTCTCGGATCTGCGCCGAGATCGACGAGGCGGTGCAGGAGTTCCTGCACCGTCGGATCGACCACACCTGGTTCCCGTATCTGTTCCTGGACGCCACCTACCTCGACGTCCGCCACCGCGGCCGCGTCGTCTCGCAAGCCCTCGTCGTCGCGACCGGCGTCTCCGGCGATGGGCGGCGGGAGATCCTGGGCATGAGCCTTGGGGACGCGGAGACCACCGACTTCTGGACCGAGTTCCTCCGCGGCCTCCGCGACCGCGGCCTGAAGGTCGCCACCGACGCCGACCCGGAAGGCGTCGCCCTGGTCACGTCCGACGCGCACGCTGGCCTGAAGGCCGCGGTCAAAGCGATCCTGCCCGGAGCCGGGTGGCAGCGCTGCCGGGTCCACTTCGCCCGCAACGTCACCCAACGCCTGGGCTCGGCCCGCTCCAAGCCGGTCAACGCGCTGATCACCACGATCTTCGCGCAGACCACCCCGGAGGCCGTGCTCGCCCAGTACCAGCAAGTCACCGACAGCCTGCGCTCCTCATTCCCCGAGATCGCCGCCATGCTCGAAGCCGCCGAACCCGACCTCACCGGGTTCGCGGCGATGCCCCGCGAGCACTGGCAGAAGATCTGGTCGAACAACCCCATCGAACGCCTCAACCGCGAGATCAAACGCCGCGCCGACGTCGTGCAGATCTTCCCCGACCGCGACTCCGTGACCCGGCTCATCGGCGCCGTCCTGCAGGAACAGCACGAGGAATGGCAATACGGCGAACGCCGCTACTTCTCCGACATCTCCATGCGCAAACTCGTCCACACCCTCCACGCGCACACCGAACCCGCCCGCCCCGAGCTCTACCTCACCGCCTGA
- a CDS encoding ThuA domain-containing protein: MTTTYEGRRALIVRGGWEGHRPVEATEIFVPFLEQQGFDVRIEDSNEVYADREVMDRTDLILQCVTMSEISADALAGLRGAVERGTGLAGWHGGIADSYRNSSDYLQLIGGQFATHPSRHPDAREGGEGDNFLCYTVDLTDLGRSHEIMAGVEDFTLRTEQYWVLTDDLNEVLATTSHPVQPYHPWHRPIISPAVWTREWGRGRVFVATPGHSLSVLRDVSVRTIIQRGMLWATRRR; the protein is encoded by the coding sequence ATGACGACGACATACGAGGGACGCCGCGCCCTGATCGTGCGCGGTGGATGGGAGGGTCACCGACCCGTCGAGGCGACCGAGATCTTCGTGCCGTTCCTGGAGCAGCAGGGCTTCGACGTGCGCATCGAGGACTCCAACGAGGTCTACGCCGACCGCGAGGTGATGGACCGCACCGACCTGATCCTGCAGTGCGTCACGATGTCCGAGATCTCGGCCGATGCGCTCGCCGGCCTGCGCGGCGCCGTCGAGCGCGGCACGGGCCTCGCCGGCTGGCACGGCGGCATCGCCGACTCGTACCGGAACAGCTCCGACTACCTGCAGCTGATCGGCGGTCAGTTCGCCACCCACCCTTCCAGGCACCCGGACGCGCGCGAGGGCGGCGAGGGCGACAACTTCCTCTGTTACACGGTCGATCTCACGGACCTCGGCCGCTCGCACGAGATCATGGCCGGCGTCGAGGACTTCACCCTTCGCACCGAGCAGTACTGGGTGCTCACCGACGACCTCAACGAGGTGCTGGCCACGACCAGCCATCCCGTCCAGCCGTACCACCCCTGGCATCGCCCCATCATCTCGCCGGCCGTGTGGACGCGCGAGTGGGGTCGGGGCCGCGTCTTCGTCGCGACCCCCGGTCACAGTCTGTCCGTCCTGCGCGACGTCAGCGTCCGCACCATCATCCAACGAGGGATGCTCTGGGCGACGCGCCGTCGATGA
- a CDS encoding LacI family DNA-binding transcriptional regulator has product MSDGARVTLSAVAERAGVSVATASRALRARGEMAAETRAAVLRAAAELGYPGTGAGRGRPRRGTALMFDLVLGHFHDPYTEEITAGARTTASSLGYDLVLTAERDDPAHDWPERIRSRGSAGVVVGLITPTSTQILAMHRAGIPLVLMEPPSESSRPLPSIRTTDRAGGTAAAEHLISRGARRFVVIGGAPSYRYGRARVDGFTAALGELVPEAPCVRTSADWSAWDARRACARALSELGGDGPVGIFACSDEMAAGAYRAVADSRLGIPRDVLVVGFDDVRGARWLQPSLTTIRQPIREMAATAVRLLARSAAGEEVAPEAIVMPTELVERGSTRTAI; this is encoded by the coding sequence ATGAGCGACGGCGCACGTGTGACCCTGAGCGCGGTGGCCGAACGCGCAGGAGTGAGTGTCGCGACGGCGTCGCGGGCGCTCCGCGCGCGTGGCGAGATGGCCGCCGAAACGCGAGCCGCAGTCCTCCGCGCGGCGGCCGAGCTCGGCTACCCCGGCACCGGCGCAGGGCGGGGCCGGCCGCGCCGTGGCACCGCGTTGATGTTCGACCTCGTCCTCGGGCACTTCCACGACCCGTACACCGAGGAGATCACCGCGGGCGCCCGCACCACCGCGTCGTCGCTCGGCTACGACCTCGTGCTGACGGCCGAGCGGGACGACCCCGCGCACGACTGGCCCGAACGCATCCGCTCCCGCGGCTCCGCCGGCGTCGTCGTCGGACTCATCACCCCCACGAGCACGCAGATCCTCGCGATGCACCGCGCCGGCATCCCCCTCGTGCTGATGGAGCCGCCCTCCGAGTCGTCCAGGCCGCTGCCGAGCATCCGCACGACCGACCGGGCGGGCGGTACGGCGGCCGCCGAGCACCTCATCTCACGGGGAGCCCGCCGCTTCGTCGTCATCGGCGGCGCACCCTCATACCGGTACGGACGCGCGCGGGTCGACGGGTTCACCGCAGCCCTGGGCGAGCTCGTGCCCGAAGCACCGTGCGTGCGGACGAGCGCGGACTGGAGCGCGTGGGATGCCCGCCGAGCATGCGCACGGGCACTGTCGGAGCTCGGAGGCGACGGCCCCGTGGGGATCTTCGCCTGCTCGGACGAGATGGCCGCCGGCGCTTATCGCGCGGTCGCCGACAGCAGGCTCGGCATCCCCCGCGACGTGCTCGTGGTCGGCTTCGACGACGTTCGAGGGGCGCGCTGGCTGCAGCCGTCGCTCACGACCATCCGCCAGCCCATCCGCGAGATGGCCGCGACCGCGGTGCGGCTTCTGGCCCGCTCCGCGGCTGGGGAGGAGGTGGCGCCCGAGGCGATCGTCATGCCGACCGAGCTCGTCGAACGCGGCTCGACCCGCACCGCGATCTAG
- a CDS encoding beta-L-arabinofuranosidase domain-containing protein, with the protein MTANPAAPAPAATALAPERVRLTSGAFENRRRLNREYLVSLTERNLLQNHLLEAGVTDQAWHLHPSRSDVVDRGLDRHWGWETPGSLLRGHFLGHWMSAAAREVATTGDPVLRARLQNVVAALERCQDENGGEWVFATPESFLRRLGEGRETWAPQYAIHKTFMGLVDVWRDLGDERALAVAHRAAAAIARWARGFDTARFQRILDVETGGMLEVWADLLEATGDEEYRDLLDRYWHGALFGPLRAGEDVLTNMHANTTIPEVLGAARAYEVTGEERWREVVTAYWRSAVVDRGTFCTGGQTSGEIWTPPFAFAARRGPKTQEHCSVYNMIRLADVVFRWTGDVEALDYIETNLHNGLLAQQNPRTGMVAYFLPLGGGARKEWGSPTEDFWCCHGTLVQAHTRHAQSAVYAAPGAALTVAQYVPVRADFPDRDARIEIVLLDDARYVGPDANAGPGGDRHRPRALRVRVTVTGSASRVRLRVPAWISAEPRVHTEASWHRVDRWLDVDHPGGETEIAVEFPFVVRTVPIPDEPATVAFVEGPTVLAGLVDREVSLIGDPDDAATMLAPDDERQWTQWLTRYRSVGQSQGIRFVPLHEVVDERYSVYFPVRSA; encoded by the coding sequence GTGACTGCGAACCCCGCCGCCCCCGCTCCGGCCGCAACCGCCCTCGCACCCGAACGGGTCCGGCTCACGTCCGGGGCGTTCGAGAACCGCCGACGTCTCAACCGCGAGTACCTCGTCTCGCTGACGGAACGCAATCTGCTGCAGAACCACCTTCTCGAGGCCGGGGTGACCGATCAGGCCTGGCACCTGCACCCCTCGCGTTCCGACGTCGTCGACCGTGGGCTCGACCGCCACTGGGGCTGGGAGACCCCGGGATCGCTGCTGCGCGGGCACTTCCTCGGTCACTGGATGTCCGCGGCGGCGCGTGAAGTCGCCACCACCGGGGACCCGGTGCTGCGAGCCCGCCTCCAGAACGTCGTGGCGGCGCTGGAGCGGTGCCAGGACGAGAACGGCGGCGAATGGGTGTTCGCCACCCCTGAGTCGTTCCTGCGACGGCTGGGCGAGGGCCGCGAGACGTGGGCGCCCCAGTACGCGATCCACAAGACGTTCATGGGGCTGGTGGACGTGTGGCGGGACCTCGGCGACGAGCGCGCCCTCGCGGTGGCGCATCGCGCGGCGGCGGCGATCGCCCGGTGGGCGCGGGGGTTCGACACCGCGCGGTTCCAGCGGATCCTGGACGTCGAGACGGGCGGAATGCTGGAGGTGTGGGCTGATCTGCTCGAGGCGACCGGTGACGAGGAGTACCGCGACCTGCTCGACCGCTACTGGCACGGCGCCCTCTTCGGCCCGCTGCGGGCGGGCGAGGACGTGCTCACGAACATGCACGCCAACACCACGATCCCCGAGGTGCTCGGGGCCGCCCGCGCCTACGAGGTCACCGGCGAGGAGCGGTGGCGCGAGGTCGTGACCGCGTACTGGCGGTCAGCCGTGGTCGATCGCGGCACGTTCTGCACCGGTGGCCAGACCTCGGGGGAGATCTGGACGCCGCCCTTCGCGTTCGCCGCCCGCCGGGGGCCGAAGACCCAGGAGCACTGCTCGGTGTACAACATGATCCGGCTGGCGGACGTCGTCTTCCGCTGGACCGGAGACGTCGAGGCGCTGGACTACATCGAGACCAACCTGCACAACGGCCTGCTCGCACAGCAGAACCCCCGCACCGGCATGGTCGCGTACTTCCTCCCGCTCGGAGGGGGCGCACGCAAGGAGTGGGGCAGCCCCACCGAGGACTTCTGGTGCTGCCACGGCACTCTCGTGCAGGCGCACACCCGTCATGCCCAGTCGGCCGTCTACGCTGCTCCGGGCGCCGCGTTGACGGTGGCGCAGTACGTGCCGGTCCGGGCCGACTTCCCCGACCGGGACGCGCGCATCGAGATCGTCCTGCTCGATGACGCGCGGTACGTCGGCCCCGACGCGAATGCCGGCCCGGGCGGCGACCGTCATCGCCCGCGAGCGCTTCGCGTGCGCGTCACCGTCACAGGGAGCGCGAGTCGGGTGCGTCTGCGCGTGCCGGCGTGGATCTCGGCCGAACCCCGCGTGCACACCGAGGCGTCTTGGCACCGCGTCGACCGATGGCTCGACGTCGATCATCCCGGCGGCGAGACCGAGATCGCGGTCGAGTTCCCCTTCGTCGTACGGACGGTGCCGATCCCCGACGAGCCGGCGACGGTCGCCTTCGTGGAGGGTCCGACCGTTCTGGCGGGCCTGGTCGATCGCGAAGTGTCGCTCATAGGCGATCCGGACGATGCGGCCACGATGCTCGCGCCCGATGACGAGCGGCAGTGGACCCAGTGGCTCACGCGCTATCGCAGCGTGGGGCAGTCGCAGGGGATCCGGTTCGTGCCGTTGCACGAGGTGGTCGACGAGCGCTACTCGGTGTACTTCCCGGTGCGCTCGGCGTAG